The [Clostridium] colinum genome includes the window AGTCTTCTAAAAAGTTTGAGTGTATAGGTTCAGCTGGAAACTCTTCATATATTATTTGGCAACAAAGGTCTACACATTCGTCACATATATATATGTTTTTAGGACCAGCTACAAGTTTTTTAGCTTCTTCTTGAGTTTTGCCACAAAATGAACAAGTTATTTTGTGATCATCATTTTTTGAAGGCATCTACTTCAACTCCTTAATTATTGTGGTTTTGTAATAACATTGTCAATAAGACCATAAGCCTTAGCTTCTTCGGCTGACATATAGTTATCTCTTTCTGTATCATTTTTAATAGTTTCTAAATTTTGACCTGTATTTTCAGAAAGCATTTGATTTAATTTATTTTTTATTTTTAATATTTGCTCTACTTGTATTTGCATATCTGTAGCTTGGCCTCTAGCACCACCTAAAGGTTGGTGTATCATAATTTCTGCATTAGGTAGAGCATATCTTTTACCTTTTGCACCACCAGCTAATAAGAAAGCCCCCATACTAGCTGCAAGGCCTATACATATAGTTGATACATCTGGTTTTATATATTGCATAGTATCGTATATAGCAAGTCCAGCCGTAACAGAGCCACCTGGACTATTTATATAAAGACTAATATCTTTGTCTGGGTCTTCGGCAGCCAAAAATAAAAGTTGAGCAACAACTAAACTAGCTGTTGTATCATTAACTTCTTCTCCTAAAAATATAATTCTATC containing:
- the clpP gene encoding ATP-dependent Clp endopeptidase proteolytic subunit ClpP; this translates as MSLVPMVVDQTNAGERSYDIYSRLLKDRIIFLGEEVNDTTASLVVAQLLFLAAEDPDKDISLYINSPGGSVTAGLAIYDTMQYIKPDVSTICIGLAASMGAFLLAGGAKGKRYALPNAEIMIHQPLGGARGQATDMQIQVEQILKIKNKLNQMLSENTGQNLETIKNDTERDNYMSAEEAKAYGLIDNVITKPQ